The following coding sequences lie in one Pseudorasbora parva isolate DD20220531a chromosome 18, ASM2467924v1, whole genome shotgun sequence genomic window:
- the fbxo40.2 gene encoding F-box only protein 40: MSHYRRSGPRLHRHCETCYSRRCKASIEISVSCMVINCRLLCGAYFHMCKEDEHSLLCPNEKVPCINAHYGCPFTMHRSQLAKHLEVCPASVVCCSVEWNRWPVENPDAPLHTNLLKELHEQESLDLSMALRDQKHLCARLKMRNCFVELMEEQEEEPAPMEEDDKEEAVGRESVCNGIHVNGHGVSVLANKASKACEKYLNEDVVPNGTIDKEKYNLFEKMFSMEMGGCKQAEAEAEASKKEEKKGKNMPSQGSSVEPEKDNVSHIDISKTGYAPWQDGVLERLGQDVKPREFNMYIVHHGRMLISFGQMDACTPRERDFVYGSLEPIPVQTLRSFKVPSSYREKRIQHREFCPRVLTEHKCVDTSDLDVSEKSCQEMDEMFATLLCSAEAEVRGHKISADAATDGLYIDIGTQTYNFATAPFKYNATLSEITADRDLKLYVELDTETVTLRHNKSTSAFTFMCGHFFRRDEFASHFKNVHLDVQSCLSGWFEQRCPLAYLGCTFSQRRLQPTTHRAKVSYNQDLSIFTLTPEVPTPLMSDLQTVALKARVKYEDSLSNLPFEVLHHIASYLDSFTLSQLALVSRLFRDICATLLQERGMVAFKWRKKSYSHGGARWKPTIVWEFSTLFSKVDNWCVGNAPSMAEHLKHCPFYQTELKTEPFALANVFDNKGKKRHGLVSLFMGRK; this comes from the exons ATG AGCCACTATAGGAGATCTGGTCCAAGGTTGCACAGGCATTGTGAGACCTGTTACAGCCGCCGCTGTAAAGCCTCCATAGAGATCTCTGTGTCATGCATGGTCATCAACTGCCGCTTGCTCTGTGGGGCCTACTTCCACATGTGTAAAGAGGACGAGCACTCTCTGTTGTGTCCCAACGAGAAGGTACCCTGCATTAATGCTCACTATGGCTGCCCATTCACCATGCATCGCTCTCAGCTGGCCAAACACCTTGAGGTGTGTCCTGCGAGCGTCGTCTGCTGCTCGGTGGAGTGGAACCGCTGGCCTGTCGAGAACCCAGATGCACCGTTGCATACAAACCTTCTTAAAGAGCTCCATGAGCAGGAATCACTGGACCTTTCCATGGCACTGAGAGATCAGAAACATCTATGTGCCAGGTTGAAAATGAGGAACTGCTTTGTTGAGTTGATGGAGGAACAAGAAGAGGAACCTGCACCAATGGAGGAGGATGACAAGGAGGAAGCAGTAGGAAgagagtctgtgtgtaatgGGATTCATGTCAATGGACATGGAGTTTCAGTTTTAGCAAACAAAGCATCTAAAGCTTGTGagaaatatctaaatgaagatGTGGTCCCAAATGGTACCATTGACAAGGAGAAGTACAATCTGTTTGAAAAGATGTTTAGCATGGAAATGGGAGGTTGCAAGCAGGCAGAAGCGGAGGCCGAGGcttcaaaaaaagaagaaaagaaaggaaaaaatatGCCTTCTCAAGGTTCTTCTGTGGAGCCTGAGAAAGACAATGTATCCCATATAGATATCTCCAAAACTGGATATGCACCTTGGCAGGATGGCGTCCTGGAGAGACTCGGGCAGGATGTGAAACCCAGAGAATTCAACATGTACATAGTGCATCACGGGCGCATGCTGATCTCCTTCGGTCAGATGGATGCTTGCACgcccagagagagagattttgttTATGGGAGCCTGGAGCCAATACCAGTCCAAACTCTTCGTTCCTTTAAGGTTCCCAGTAGTTACAGAGAAAAACGCATTCAACATAGGGAATTCTGTCCAAGAGTATTGACTGAGCACAAGTGTGTCGACACGTCTGACCTTGATGTATCTGAAAAAAGTTGCCAGGAGATGGATGAGATGTTTGCAACCCTACTCTGTTCTGCAGAGGCTGAGGTAAGGGGCCACAAAATAAGCGCAGATGCGGCGACAGATGGACTTTACATTGATATTGGTACACAGACCTATAATTTTGCCACAGCTCCCTTCAAATACAATGCAACTCTGAGTGAAATTACAGCAGACAGAGATTTAAAACTTTACGTTGAGCTTGATACAGAAACGGTTACTCTCAGACACAACAAATCCACCTCAGCTTTCACGTTCATGTGTGGCCATTTCTTCCGGCGGGATGAGTTTGCCTCACATTTTAAGAACGTGCATTTGGATGTGCAATCCTGTCTGAGTGGCTGGTTTGAGCAGAGATGCCCTCTGGCCTACCTTGGTTGCACTTTCAGTCAGAGAAGATTACAGCCCACCACACACAGGGCCAAAGTCTCCTATAACCAAGACCTCAGTATTTTCACCCTCACACCTGAGGTTCCTACCCCTCTTATGAGTGATTTGCAGACCGTTGCACTAAAGGCACGCGTCAAATATGAAGATTCTCTTAGTAACCTTCCCTTTGAGGTGCTTCACCACATTGCTAGTTACCTGGATAGTTTCACCTTGTCCCAGCTAGCATTGGTCTCACGATTGTTCAGGGATATATGTGCCACGCTACTGCAGGAGAGAGGAATGGTGGCCTTTAAGTGGCGGAAGAAGTCATACTCTCATGGAGGAGCCCGCTGGAAACCTACCATA GTCTGGGAGTTCAGTACTCTTTTCAGCAAAGTGGATAACTGGTGCGTCGGTAACGCACCATCAATGGCCGAGCACCTGAAACACTGTCCATTCTACCAAACGGAACTGAAAACTGAACCTTTTGCTCTGGCCAATGTGTTTGACAACAAAGGAAAGAAGAGGCATGGTTTGGTTTCTTTGTTTATGGGACGCAAAtga